The following nucleotide sequence is from Coffea eugenioides isolate CCC68of chromosome 10, Ceug_1.0, whole genome shotgun sequence.
CTAACTTATTCTTGTAGTATCAATTTCAATCTAATTACCAAATGAAAAATATGATCCTATAGTTACTAAAGTTCTAAAAAGGctaaatttaagaaaaataactaaaacaaaaacaaatacTTGCATGCAGCATTTCATTTCCAATCGCAATCTTTGTAATTCAATCGCAATGAAATTAGAATGAAGATGCGAATAAGCAAGCTCTTTCGTGAGTTCGGATTGCTCTTCTTTATCCTATTTTTAGCTATACATATAGTATTTACAGCCTATAATTTCTTTCGGTTATCTATTTAAATCGTTCTTGCTTCTTGTTAAAGTTGAAAGCAAAATGAATAATAACCAGTAATTGTATACGTTAAAATAGATTTACAATAGCTTGTTTATCTTTAGGACAAATTTCACGAGTTCAAGAGGTGAATTAGTTTAGAGTGTATATGTAGGATTATAAAATTTAACCAGCAACGACCACCAAACTGTATGTATCAATCAAATTAGAATCAACCATCTTAAATTTCTTATTATAATGTTGGAAGTGGTGGCATATGCACAATACAATGCAAACTGAAAAGTCACCGAGGATTAAAGTTGGGGAAAGCCTTTCTTTGAAGAGTTAAGTATGGGGCTAAATTGAGAAATTTCCAGTTTGGGGCTAATTGAAATTTTTGGCTATCTTGGAAAGCCATAGACGAAATGATTTTTATTTGAGGGTCTtgtacagaaaaaaaaattaagaagggaacaaaataaaaaaaaaaaggaagaaaaggaagaagaagaaaaaagaaactcaAGTATCTAGAAGCAAGCCGCCCAGTGGTCACTCCTTACCTCCCATCAAAAAAATTGTCACAATATGTGATGGTTTTCATTTGCCATTTTCGATAGATTTTCTACTCACATAGCGTTCGCGTCCCCTCCCCTAGATTATGTTAGATTAGATTATAAAAATCCTATCGttgcgataaaaaaaaaaaaaaatgatgcaaACATGATGAACCCATGCCCCTCCTAAAGAATTGCAATCTGCCCAACTCACATTGATCACTTTGCTCAAGCTTATTGAGTCAAACGATTAGTAGTTTCATTAGTAATTTCTATAGTTTCTCTAGTCGAAGTTACTTAGGTCATTAGGTCTCTAGTTTAagtgaatccaattcactttaGGTCTTCTAGttttgtatggctatatatatcCCAAGTAAGAGACCTTCAAAGGGAGTTGTGAGGAAAAGTATCTAGAAGCAAAACGACATCCTCATCATCAAAACAGCGTCGTATCCCCTGTTTCCATTTCTGCATCAAACCGAGGAGCAAAGCAACTAGAAGAAATTCCCAGAAGTAATACAAGAAAAAGAAGCGAAGTCCTGCTGAAATCCTGAAGTGGGAGATAACACTCAGCCATGGAGTTGGCATCAACATCTGCATCTCTGGGAACTTATATCGTCTTCCCGAAGCCACAACTCTCTTTCACTTCAAGAAGCCTCTACCCATCTTTATTTTCAGTCAGAAATTCATTCTCAAAGTCTCTATATTTGGCTTCAAAATCCCAGGGTAATTAAAAAACGGAACTTTAACTTTAGTTTTCCGTTTCTTTTATGTCTTTAACTCTCTTTTGATTCTCCCACAAATTAtccaaaataattaaaaaagaatGACATAGTTTAGTGCTAGTTATTGCAAGTTTAGCTTTTTCCGCCCTTTTCTCCCCATTGTAGATAGTATTTTGTTTTGGTCAAGCTAAAAATATCTTCTATTTCTCTTAATAAGCATATGTTACTGCTTAAAGCTTGAATATTCAGGACTTCTCTGaggtgggtttttttttttggtataaatGTGGTTTGATTTTTTGAGAGCTGGGTTTTGGTTGGAATGTGAAATGCTACATTTTTGTTAGCGCTCTGCAAATTTTTAATAGATTATGTGGTGATAATTGGCCCTCATGGTCAACTGTTTGTTATCCCGACTAGGATATGGGTTTGATGATTGGCTTTGTAACTATACATTGACATGTTCAGTAAAACCATTTTCTTGTTATCACAAGGACTAATCTCGAATTTGATATTTTTGTCATGATTTTTTATTGATGAACTTTACTAGTGGAGCATTTATGTGCTTATTCAGATTTTCAAGTTACTTTATTCTATACCATGAGCTGTGATGGTTTTTCATTTCCTTAACTCATTTAGAAAACAATCAAGTTTGAGCTTTGAAATGATTACTTAAAGGTAACCCGAGTTGCTCCCCCCCCCCCACACCACAACAAAAAAAACCACCACAAAAAACGAAAATGATTACTTTACTCACGAAATATTgttcaaaatttaaagaaaaagtcAAATTTCTGTCTTTATGTTAATATAGCAAGAAATTTCAAATCTTCGTCCTGGTGGCAGACTTCAATATTTTGCTCTGGTCAAATAGTTGCATGTTGATTAGAAAGTTCATTTTTATGGCTGTCTTTGATGAGAGACCATTGAATCCATGTTTTTCAATACGAATCCTCCCCCTTTGGCTAATAGTTTCTTACTTGCTACTTGGTACAGTCAGACTACACGAGTTTTTTCATGCAGCCGCTGTTGGCAATACATCTAGAGTACCATATGATTCTGTGGAAGAGCATATGACAACTGCTAAACACTCTGGCCTTAAAGCTAGTAATGGGATTACCACAAGCAAAGAAGAAGAGACTGACAAGAAGGATGCTGCAAAAAGTTTGGATGATCAAAAAATGACCAGAGTTTGTGACAAGCTGATTGAAGTTTTCATGGTTGACAAGCCCACTCCAACTGACTGGCGAAGGCTACTAGCTTTTAGCAGAGAATGGGACAGTATCCGACCTCATTTCTATCAGCAATGTCAGGATAGAGCTGACACTGAAAATGATCCTGGCATGAAGCACAAGCTACTCAGACTTGCAAGAAAGCTCAAAGAGGTAGTGCTTTTCCTTTTACATGAAGTTGGTATAGAAGGCTCATAATGCTTGTTTCATTCGATTTCTGTGTATCAAAATGGATTGTCTCCAGTAGGAAGATATTCAGATCAGTGGCTTCTGGAACAATGTAGATACTCTTATAGTCTTATTTGCTGCTCGAATTCTATGAAACTACTCTGAAGGTTCTGtttaagttcaaaatttttcgGAGGATATTGTTTAAGCTCTTTCATGAGCTTGGTTTTAGTTTCTGCTCAGATTGACCTTTCTGCATGAGTGAATTTCGCTCATATCTTCTCTTTGGTTGGAACACTTCTATAAGTACTGAGAGGATTTAGTGGATAGGTGATTTTTATGGTCTTAGATATCATGGACCTGTTTTTATTGTTAATGGTTTTCTATCTTATGCCATATAAAGCTTTTGGAGCATATGATGTTTTCGCTAGTATGGAAAGTGACTGGGGAATTCTGCTGCCTAGGTTGATGAAGATGTTCAAAGGCATGAGGAACTACTCAAAGTGATCAGAAAATCACCATCTGAGATCAGTGAAATAGTTGCAAAGCGTCGTAAAGATTTTACACAGGAATTCTTCGTTCATCTTCATGCTGTGGCGGAATCTTATTATGACAATCCAACTGAACAAAATGGTTAGATTGATGCCCCTTTATTTCCATCTTGAACCCTCACTTCCACTTTATTCTGTCATATGGCATTAGCTATAATCATTTTCAAAGGAACATTGTGATGTTGGTGCTCATTTTGAATAAAAACACATTGACTTCCTCTTCTAAGCATATATTTAATCAGAATATAAAGTGAAATTGAGTGAATTCTTGCGAAACTGTCAAATTAGATATTAATCCTTGTTGAGATTAGTATTGCTGCATTGATCTTGGTCATGGAGTGCTAATAAGTGTTGTTCTTGCTTATGATTGTTGAAGAAACCAGGCTTGTGGCTAAAGCTGAAACTTTCAATATTTGCATTGACAACGTGGTAACAAATGCCACTCTTGCCTAAAGTCGTTTTCACTTTTTTCCAACTTAGGTTAAGAGTAACTTTGCAGTCTGAAATCCAAAGTACTGGTGCTGCATTTGCAGCAGTCATGTTCTATTACCTAGATCTTTGCACCAAAGTTGCTGTTGGTTGTTCAAACTCATTGATATTTTGCCCCACATTTAAATCTTGTGATGGTGTCAGAGACCATTTGACAAGTTGTTTTATTTAGACAGTATAGTTGTCTCAATAACATGTCCGTTTTGGTGTATGTTTAGCTGTGGCTAAGCTTGGGAATATGTGCTTGGCTGCTGTGCAAACTTATGATACTGCTACAGAAAGTATAGAGGCTCTAAATGCTGCAGAGCtgaaatttcaagatataaTCAATTCTCCCTCAGTAGATGCTGCTTGCAGGAAGATTGATAGTTTGGCTGAGAAAAATCAACTTGATTCTGCTTTGGTTCTGATGATCACAAAAGCTTGGTCCGCTGCAAAAGAATCAACCATGACAAAAGATGAGGTTGGAATCTATTGATTGTCTTAGGTGTCTGTCTCTTTTTATTTATCCATTTCCTGTTGAttggagaggaaaaaaaatgcttttaaatTGCTCAGAGCTTGGTTATGACattgttttgactttttggtGCATCTGAATTTTCAAGAATATAAGTTTATTTTTCTCCTTAGTTTCTATCTTCTACCAGGTAGCTTGCTGTAGGCAAGATCTGTTAGTTGATGATTTCAAGTTCTCAATTTTCTTCAGGTGAAAGATGTACTGTATCATTTGTATATGACAGCACGGGGCAATCTTCAGAGGCTTGTGCCGAAAGAAATCAGGATACTGAAGTATCttcttacaattgaagatcCTGAGGAGCGCATGAGTGCTTTAAAAGATGCTTTTACTCCGGGagaagaacttgaaggaaaggATGTTGACTGCCTTTATACGTGAGTCTAATAAGCTTAACCCTTGAAGTGGTAATAAAAGGTGCAAGCATGCGTTAACTACTAAAGCCAATGGGCATGGCAGATTTACTGCCCTTTCattactttttaaatttttaaaatatgcACATATGTTCTGGTATTCGTTTGGCTGGTGTTGCATGCATGACTAGATTATTAGGGTGTACAGTTCCTTAGctggttttctttttccttctcatttTGTCATTCCGTAACTTATGCAAATTTCTATTACTTGTTTTACAGGACACCAGAGCAGCTCCACACCTGGATTAGGACTGTGGTAGATGCATATCATTTCAGCAGAGAAGGCACGCTTATAAGGGAAGCTAGAGACCTGATGAGCCCAAAAATAATCCAAAAGCTAGAAGAGTTGACGAAGCTAGTCCAGGACAAATTCTTGTAAGAATCACTCGCTTATAAAGAGTTGTCTCTATGGCTTGAATGGGCATCAATATGTCTAATAGGAGCTTTGAGATCTATGAGAAAGAGAGCCAAGATGTCAATCCTTTGTTATGTTACCGACCTGTTTACTCAACTATCAGTGTTCCGTCCACAACTTAAGAAATGTGGCCGCGAAGGTCAATGATACCGCTTCTCCATGAAGTTGGGCATAGCTTCATGTTTTTGACTGCAGCTTAGGAACCTCATTTGCGTCATACAGTCAGGATGGCTTTGCTTCAGCTATTTCGGGTTTCAAAGCAAGAAGCAGGATTATGTCTGAAAGGTGGTACTTCGTATGGTCTTTCTGCAGTTGTATACAAATTATATGTAGAATAGCTCCAATTTTTCCATGTTTGAACGTTGTTTATAGAGTCAATAGATCGCATAGGCATCATTTGCTCCCAAATATACAGTTGACGGCTCCTTCCCTTTGGGCTGTCCTACGGTTTTTTCTGCCATCTTTAATAGCAGAATAATACGGGCTTGCGTTCATATCTTCTGAGAACTTTCTTGCATGTATTTGTCCAGTCCGGAGTACGGAACATTCTAAGAGTAGTGTTTTGCGATGGAAAACAGGGAAAATGATTTTCTCTTGGATTCCTTAGAAACCATTATTGAATTCCACGGTCTTGGATGATGTGCTGAGCTGAGACCCTGGCGGCTATAATTAGTGGGGAAATAAGACTAAGATTGAGCTGCCAGTTAGGGGGATAAGAGTCGAAGACCAGACCAAAAACTTCAGAATTCTATTGACAGCTTGCTTGGAGCAACGATTTGGTACTTGTTACAAAAATATTGAACAAGCAAAAGAAAGGGTTGAATGCTTTTGCTCAGAGAGTAGAACCTTTGGCTGCGAATTGAGTAATGAATGGATATTATTCATGGGATGTTGTGCCTTTATCATCATTACACCAATGACCAAACCAGTGTTGGATAAATTGgaggggcagggacggtcatcagtcCGTCCCTGCAATGGTCCAGATTGGACCTCAAAAAAATGTGCGGCTCAGATGTGGTAACTCGATTTCCGCGTCAAGTGTGGGGCACCACTATCTGTTGTGAAAATACAACCTGTGGAAAAAAAGTTACACGGTGAACAAAAGAAGTTACGCGCTGTTGATGAAGAGGAAATTTGTTTGCAGGTGCAACCGTTTCCTGGATAAATTAGAGTTATCAATTATTCCATGTTGTGTCTCTATCATCATATTATTCCACGTTCGTaatgtttttttgttttcccaACGTTGTATCTCTCCACGTTTTACATGTACAATAACAATGATGTGGTACGGTGATTGCAGTTTTCGCCATTGCTTGTTTGTCCAGTTGTGATGCATCTGTGGAGGTTGTCAACTCACACGTAACTTCACTCTCCCTGGTTGCCCACACACATAACCACGTGCAGAAGCGTGGAAAAAGTTTGCATCCTTAAAATTATGGCAACAACCGACGATGAAAGTAACAAACGTAGAGCTGGTCCTGATTTTGATCTGACAATTGCCAACCTTTACATTGGGTTAAGGGCCTTTACAATTGTTAATGCCACCCAATTGTACCATGCAATATTAGATGTTACATAAAACCACAAATATAAATACTAGTAACATAATTGTTGGGTATAATTTTCAACGggtgagaaattttttttttttatacttttgCACGGTATTATGtcggtatatatatatatatatatatttttactaGTGTCTATaaaatatgtataattatagGTGCAATTGTCACTAGGATCCTTGGCATAAGGTGCACCAATGATTTCTGGCTAGCCTAGGAACTTAATGGCCTTTTAATGTTTTAGCAAAATGTTATACTATAATTCAACTCTTTCAAAGTAGGGATGTAAACGAGTTTAATCAAGTCGAACACTCTAATGATTAAATTTGTTTGATAATTTTGacgagtttgaaattttgtttaaaattgatttgtttatttactaaatcgAGTTTGAACGATTTTTTTTTATCGATTTTAAATGTTATTGAATATAAATCGCCGTTCAAGATTGATATGACTAGTTTGCGAATCAAATTCGAATAAATTCTTatcaaattgaatttgattttacTATCGAATAATTTGATTCTTTTTTGGGCTTATTATGTTAGGTTTCTTCCCACTTATCgtttctcaaaaaaaataaaaaataaaaaaaggttaGGTTTCTCCGGTGCCAACCACTCCCGTACGCGGGCCGTGGAAGAATATAATTGGTAGCAACTATCCGGCGTGCGTTTCGTACTGCAAATGCAATGCAGGCCACGATGGAGACAGACAAGACGGTCCTAGAACAATTTAACAGCTGGTCAAATGTTAGGATCTTGAATCCATTAACTCCTTCTTCATAattaacagaaaaaaaaaagagagagagagaatttgaTCAAGTGCTTAAAGTCTAAATTTGTATATGGCCATATATGCTAGAGCCTATTTGATTCTTCCCCAGTTTTTTGTACTCCGGATGATAAAATGATCAGCCGTATAAAAAGGTAAGATAAGGTTAAAAATAATTTTGGTAATTCATCCTAGAAACAATTGCGAGTCACCATTTTGTACAAATGCTTTCCTACCAAACCAAAGAATATCTCATCTATACCAACTATATGTTGCTCATAATGCATTAACTGGTGGGGTGTTTGATTCAACTGCCCTTCTTGCCAATCccagaaaagagagaagatatCTCAATCTTGTTGAGCAATTAGAACCCAGAATGACAGCTCCAACCACTCATGGTCATGGTAGACAACAACATAAGAGCCAATTCCTCCTCCACACTATTCTTCAGCAGCTGATGTTCAGCCTGTGATCGTTTATGCTCCGAGGCAACTTCCTCAGGCACCACCAAGCTCCGGCAAAGCGGGCAAGTAGCACGACAGCGCTGCAACCATTTCTCCAGGCAATTCTTGTGGAACACATGATTGCAATGCAGCTCTCTTGCTTCATCACCTTCTTCAATTTCGCACAAGCAGATGGAACATTCCGTTGCCTCCAAAGATGGCCTCAACTTCTTTCTGTATACAAATTTGCAGCTCTGCTTGTCGATCTGTGCCATGTACTCGTGCCTAGAGCTTTGACGCCTGTAAGAACTCCATAAAATAACCGCAGATAAAATCAAGAACTTCAAAGCTTCAGGAAGAACTTTAGAGAAGCAAATTGAAGTGGCTTTGTAAATTGGAGACAAGAAGAATTTAGACAGAGCACCCATTTTTTCTTGCAAGAAAGACCAAAGGGTCGTCTGCACTCCGCAATTTGCAATTGTACGTGTGAGCAAATTAGCAGGCCAGGAaaatactatatatatatagaaaggTTGGTGAGGGCCACTTTTGTAGTTCAATGGATATCACGTACCTGGACAGTTGTTGATTGTTTGTTGACTCGTTTCTTCTAGATTCATAATCTATTATGTATCTGCTCCTCATCATCAAGACTCAAGTTGCTCATTTTATTCATGcaaaaaaatttggaattttctttcttatagcTTCCAAGAAATGAAGGTATTCTACTGTTCTGTACTGTATTCGTGCAAAAGTTCGCTCCAAGTGGGTATTGACCAACTGAGATGGCCGGCTTGGAATCTAGTTCAAGTAACTCCAAAGACTGATATTCTTGTGTTTTTTAAAGCTTGCAGTCTTGAGTTCGAGAATGTCTTCTTGTCCAGATGCTTTTGTCATTCATCTACAGCTTATCCTTACAAAATTTCCATCCTAATTTAGGTACTATTGAAGGTTCATCAACCTTAAAAGACAGAATTGGACGGTAAGAAACATCCATGTAGAATGTTTGATATGCATATTATGCCAAATTGTGAAGACAATTTGGTCAATTATTTTAAGTCTTTGCTTATGATAATGCAAAAAGGGGCCCTTTGACCATTTCTTAACGATGATAATTAATGTCAAAGATGGAAGACTATTTGAGAATGTATGTACATATTTGATTAATTGGTTGATAACGTTAGCAATTAGGCGTTGAACCAATTACATAGATTAGAGAAAAATGTAATATCACGTATTTAAACAGGATAATTACCAATAAGTCCATTtttcagagagagagagagagagagagagagagttaaagACAAATAACTAAAGCTTTTATAACCAAAATGGTAAATTTCTAGAAATAATGCTGAAAAATGTAATATTACATATTTACTTGGTAGACCTTCACGCGTCGGACAAAGATGTGAGCGAGTGACGTAATTGAATTGAATCCGTCAATAATGTTTGACCAGTATTGCTGGTTAGATAACCCAAATGTATGCCAAAACCTCATTAATTACTCTTTTTATACTACATATTATACATATTTTGCATGAGCTCCACACTAAGTCCGGTCTTTGGAGGTTTTAACTACCGGAGAGAACTTGAATATTGGCTAGCGACTGTGTGGTGAGTGTCGACATACTGAGGGAGGGGATTAACCAAATAGCCAAGATTGACTCTGGTAGAACTTATTGACGTctgaaaactgaaatctgaattttttaaattattaaattattaagtattaaatcgGATACATTTGAACGTATATcgtattaagtgataagtgaatagttcgTCACTTATTTTTGGAAGCAAATTTTGCCCAAAAAATTCAGTGTCactcaattaattcaaatattcaatttttggttattaaaCGAGTTTGaacatgttaagatctgaattcGTTAAGTTTAACTGTTGAACTGATTTACTAAACAGGACTTTAATCTTGATAATGGATTTTTTATTACATAAGTGGGTGTTACATCTCAATTACACTACTTAATTTAATGCCGTAACTCTTGCACTATTTGGTGAATATGTTCATTGGGTTGATGTAACCGGTACACCAAGTACGTATGAATTTAACCTAATGCACAAGAAAGAAAGATACACATAATATTGCAAGATTTATAGTGTAATAGGGATATAACACAGGAAAGTGCAATAAAAGATCCGGAGCCCTTAAAACTTTGGACTAGACCAGCGAGATGAgcaaatggcaaaataaccctaCTTTTGTGATATGGACTGAAACGTCCTCTTATACCATTCCCATTTCTACTTCCAATTGTAGACCTAATGCGCGCCTCACAAATCATGGACTTCCCGTAAATACTAAGCCGGtttcccttaaaaaaaaaaaagaaggtatGCCATCAGATAATGCACTATGTTTGGGCTTCTATATATGGGCTTTGCACATTGGGCCTCATCAACCCAAGATTAAAATCACCCTTGACCCAGTGGATGAGCAGTTACCGTTGATCCATCATCCCAAGGTACGTATATAGATATCAATATACTATTCCAAAATTAATTTGAGTTTAACAAGTAGTGATTTTAGTCAAATTAATCAAGAGATCTCAAATCCTCTCTTTTCGACTTTTATAATCTTATTTTGCACAAAAAAAATGCTAGTAATTTGATTGAGTTTATTATTAAATTGTATCTAAATTTAAGGCCAACTATATAAGAAGGTGATCATTTCTAAACAACTTTTATACGGAAGTTTCTTATTTAGTTAAATAATAAGTTTAAGGAATATAAAAATCTtaacataatattttttttataatatgtatatagagaaaaaataattttcacTGCTCCTATTTATATGTTTTCTATTCTTttgtcatatttttttttgttacacTCATTGAAATATTACCTTGTCACCGATTTTGGCTGTTTTTTGTTTTCAAC
It contains:
- the LOC113749607 gene encoding uncharacterized protein At4g37920, which translates into the protein MELASTSASLGTYIVFPKPQLSFTSRSLYPSLFSVRNSFSKSLYLASKSQVRLHEFFHAAAVGNTSRVPYDSVEEHMTTAKHSGLKASNGITTSKEEETDKKDAAKSLDDQKMTRVCDKLIEVFMVDKPTPTDWRRLLAFSREWDSIRPHFYQQCQDRADTENDPGMKHKLLRLARKLKEVDEDVQRHEELLKVIRKSPSEISEIVAKRRKDFTQEFFVHLHAVAESYYDNPTEQNAVAKLGNMCLAAVQTYDTATESIEALNAAELKFQDIINSPSVDAACRKIDSLAEKNQLDSALVLMITKAWSAAKESTMTKDEVKDVLYHLYMTARGNLQRLVPKEIRILKYLLTIEDPEERMSALKDAFTPGEELEGKDVDCLYTTPEQLHTWIRTVVDAYHFSREGTLIREARDLMSPKIIQKLEELTKLVQDKFL
- the LOC113749999 gene encoding E3 ubiquitin-protein ligase RNF13-like, which translates into the protein MGALSKFFLSPIYKATSICFSKVLPEALKFLILSAVILWSSYRRQSSRHEYMAQIDKQSCKFVYRKKLRPSLEATECSICLCEIEEGDEARELHCNHVFHKNCLEKWLQRCRATCPLCRSLVVPEEVASEHKRSQAEHQLLKNSVEEELALMLLSTMTMSGWSCHSGF